The segment CCTTACGATTTACCTTAAGGGCAGCCTCTATGGCCTCTGGTCTGGGGGAATCTATGCACACCGGGAGATCGACGGCATCCTGAACGATCTCAACCAGCCATGGCAGATCATCGATCTCCCTCTCGAGCCTTGTCCCACAGTTAACATCTATGTAATGTGCGCCGGCTGAAGCCTGCCTTCGGGCCACTTTGCTGATATATCCAGCATCCCTCTCCTCAACGGCCCTGGCGATCCTTTTGCGAGAGGTGTTTATAAGTTCTCCGATGATTATCATCTTCAGGTCCCCATCTCCCAGCTTTCCAGATATTTTCTCTGTTCATCTGTCAGTTTATCTATCTTCACCCCAAGCGCCTCCAGCTTAAGGGAGGCCACCATCATATCGAGCTCCTCCGGAACCGGGTAGACCTTATTTTCGAGCTTACCGGCGTTCGCCGCTATATATTCGACCGAAAGCGCCTGGTTGGCAAAGCTCATATCCATGACGCTGGCCGGATGGCCCTCCGCTGCCGCCAGATTTATCAGCCTGCCTTCGCCGAGCAGATGCAACCGTTTTCCATCCTCAAGCGTGTATTCATCCACATACTCTCTTATCCTACGCTTTTTGACGCTTATCCTCTCAAGCGCTTCGATATCTATCTCCACGTTGAAATGGCCTGAGTTACAGAGGATGGCGCCGTCCTTCATCCTACGGAAGTGTTCCTCCCTAAGGACGTTGATATCGCCGGTGAGGGTGACGAATATGTCTCCGATCTCAGCGGCCTCAGCTATCGGCATGACCCTGAAGCCGTCCATAACGGCTTCCAGAGCCCTAAGCGGGTTGACCTCGGTTACGATCACGTTGGCTCCCATACCCTTGGCGCGCATCGCCACTCCTCGCGCGCACCATCCGTATCCGCAGACGACGAAGTTTGTCCCCGCAAGCAATACGTTTGTGGCGCGGATGATGCCGTCGATGGTGCTCTGTCCGGTTCCGTATCGATTGTCGAAGAGATGTTTCGTGTTGGCGTCGTTGACGGCGATGATCGGGTATTCCAGCACTCCTTGCTTTGCCATGCTTCGGAGCCTTATCACCCCGGTCGTCGTCTCCTCCGTGCCACCTATGACGTTTTCAAGAAGAGATCGCCTTCCCGAGTGGAGCGTGGAGACCAGATCGGCACCATCATCCATCGTGATCATGGGTTCCGTATCGAGGACGCTGTTTATATGTTTATAATACGTATCTCTGTCCTCGCCCTTGATGGCGAAGACTGAAACCCCGTAATTCTCCACCAGTGCGGCTGCGACGTCATCTTGCGTGCTAAGCGGATTTGACGCACAAAGGGCAATCTCCGCTCCGCCGGCCTTAAGCGTCCTCATCAGGTTCGCCGTTTCGGTTGTGACGTGAAGACACGCCCCGATCTTCACCCCTTTAAGGGGCTTCTCCCTCTCGAATCTCTCCCTTATGAGCCTCAAGACGGGCATAAACCGCTCAGACCATTCTATACGGAGCAATCCCTCAGAGGCAAGCTTGATGTCCTTGACGTCGTATCTCATATCACCTCCTCATTCCACCTCAGATCTCAACAGATCGACGTAATCGGTTTTCTCCCAGGTGAACCCCTCTTCCTCTCTGCCGAAATGCCCGTAGACGGCTGTCCTACGATATATGGGCCTGCGCAGGTTGAACCTCTCTATCATGCCATAGGGGGTAAAGTCGAAGTGTTTCTCCAACAGCATCGCTATCTTCTCGTCAGGTATCCTACCTGTGCCGAAGGTATTGACCATGATGGAGATGGGTTCAGCGATCCCGATGGCGTAGGAGAGCTGTATCTCGCACCTGTCCGCCAATCCTGCCGCCACTATGTTTTTGGCGGCGTGTCTCGCCGCATATGAGGCGCTTCTATCGACCTTAGTCGGATCCTTGCCGGAAAAACATCCACCGCCATGACAAGCCATTCCGCCGTAGGTGTCCACGATGATCTTCCTTCCCGTCAGCCCGGTATCCCCCTGAGGTCCGCCGATGACGAAACGTCCCGTCGGATTGATATGGTATTTGATATGCGGGCCGATCATCTCTTCGGGAACGACCTTTTTGATCACCTCTTCGATTATCCCCTCCTCCAGATCCTCGCGTGAGACATCCGGATCATGCTGTGCGGAGATCACCACCGTCTCGACGCTTTTGGGAACGCCATCCTCATACAGGACGGTAACCTGTGATTTCCCATCTGGCCTCAAAAACGGCAGTATCCCCTTCTTTCTCACCTCGGCCAACCTTCTAGTTAGCCCATGTGCCAGTGTGATCGGCATCGGCATCAGTTGTGATGTTTCCCTGCAGGCGTAACCGAACATCATCCCTTGGTCTCCTGCGCCGAGCCTATCGACTCCCATCGCTATATCGGGCGATTGCTCGTCGATCGCCGTCACGACGGCACAGGTATTGTAGTCGAAGCCGTATGAGGCGTCCACATATCCGATGTCTTTGATCACCTCGCGCGCTACCTTAGACATATCTATATAGGTTTCGGTTGTGATCTCGCCCGCGATGAAGACCAATCCCGTGGTCACAAGCGTCTCGCAGGCCACCCGTCCCAGCGGGTCCTTGGCGAGAATGGCATCCAGGATGGCATCGGAGATCTGGTCGGCGATCTTATCCGGATGCCCTTCCGTCACGGACTCCGAGGTGAAGAGAAACGTTTTACCTTTCAACTTACATCTCCTTAGATACAGAGAGTTTTAAGGGAGGAGAAATGGGAAGGAACCCCTCAAGGATTCACTCCCCTTTTTCGGATTTAAGCTTTTGTTGTTCCATTATGGTTCTCTGGATCAACTCGCCGAGGGTGGTTCCGGCTGAAGCGCTCCTAGGGGAGTACTTCTCGACCACCTTCTCCGTCTCCTTACGTTCCTGCTCGGCCTTATATGCCCTGAGGCTGAGCCCGA is part of the Candidatus Poribacteria bacterium genome and harbors:
- the metK gene encoding methionine adenosyltransferase; the encoded protein is MKGKTFLFTSESVTEGHPDKIADQISDAILDAILAKDPLGRVACETLVTTGLVFIAGEITTETYIDMSKVAREVIKDIGYVDASYGFDYNTCAVVTAIDEQSPDIAMGVDRLGAGDQGMMFGYACRETSQLMPMPITLAHGLTRRLAEVRKKGILPFLRPDGKSQVTVLYEDGVPKSVETVVISAQHDPDVSREDLEEGIIEEVIKKVVPEEMIGPHIKYHINPTGRFVIGGPQGDTGLTGRKIIVDTYGGMACHGGGCFSGKDPTKVDRSASYAARHAAKNIVAAGLADRCEIQLSYAIGIAEPISIMVNTFGTGRIPDEKIAMLLEKHFDFTPYGMIERFNLRRPIYRRTAVYGHFGREEEGFTWEKTDYVDLLRSEVE
- a CDS encoding adenosylhomocysteinase — protein: MRYDVKDIKLASEGLLRIEWSERFMPVLRLIRERFEREKPLKGVKIGACLHVTTETANLMRTLKAGGAEIALCASNPLSTQDDVAAALVENYGVSVFAIKGEDRDTYYKHINSVLDTEPMITMDDGADLVSTLHSGRRSLLENVIGGTEETTTGVIRLRSMAKQGVLEYPIIAVNDANTKHLFDNRYGTGQSTIDGIIRATNVLLAGTNFVVCGYGWCARGVAMRAKGMGANVIVTEVNPLRALEAVMDGFRVMPIAEAAEIGDIFVTLTGDINVLREEHFRRMKDGAILCNSGHFNVEIDIEALERISVKKRRIREYVDEYTLEDGKRLHLLGEGRLINLAAAEGHPASVMDMSFANQALSVEYIAANAGKLENKVYPVPEELDMMVASLKLEALGVKIDKLTDEQRKYLESWEMGT